A part of Escherichia marmotae genomic DNA contains:
- the ynhH gene encoding protein YnhH, whose amino-acid sequence MDCRTQRLKNRHSRWAETQAHIPLHAFSMSPILRARHHHFRNTGFAFLQCAQKASFSYPSQLKD is encoded by the coding sequence TTGGACTGTAGAACTCAACGACTCAAAAACAGGCACTCACGTTGGGCTGAGACACAAGCACACATTCCTCTGCACGCTTTTTCGATGTCACCTATCCTTAGAGCGAGGCATCATCACTTTCGTAATACCGGATTCGCTTTCCTGCAGTGCGCCCAGAAAGCAAGTTTCTCCTATCCTTCTCAACTTAAAGACTAA
- the fumD gene encoding fumarate hydratase FumD produces the protein MGNRTKDDELYREMCRVVGKVVLEMRDLGQEPKHIVIAGVLRTALANKRIQRSELEKQAMETVINALVK, from the coding sequence ATGGGCAACCGGACAAAAGATGACGAGCTGTACCGCGAAATGTGCAGAGTGGTAGGGAAGGTGGTTCTGGAGATGCGCGATTTGGGTCAGGAGCCAAAGCACATAGTCATCGCTGGTGTGTTGCGTACAGCATTAGCAAATAAACGTATTCAGCGTAGCGAATTGGAAAAGCAAGCGATGGAAACAGTTATTAACGCACTGGTGAAATAA
- a CDS encoding FAD-NAD(P)-binding protein gives MKKIAIVGAGPTGIYTFFSLLQQQTPLSISIFEQADEAGVGMPYSDEENSKIMLANIASIEIPPIYCTYLEWLQRQEASHLQRYGVKKDTLHDRQFLPRILLGEYFRNCFLQLVEQARQLNFEINVYESCQVTDLQVTDSGVILATNQELLTETFDLALIATGHVWPDEEEVTRTYFPTPWSGLLEAKIDACNVGIIGTSLSGLDAAMAVTIQHGSFIEEDNQHVRFQRDSNSENLHITLMSRTGILPEADFYCPIPYKPLHIVTEQALNREIEKGADGLLDRVFKLIQQEISSADPDWSQRIALESLNVDTFAQAWFAERKQHDPFGWAEENLAEVEQNKREKHTVPWRYAILRLHEAVQEIVPHLNEHDHKRFSKGLARVFIDNYAAIPSESIRRLLALREAGIIHILALGEDYEMETNETHTVLKTADNSYSFDVFIDARGQRPLKIQDIPFPGLREQLQKTGEEIPDVGEDYSLQQPEELRGRVAFGALPWLMHDQPFVQGLTACAEIGKAMAQAIAKPASRSRRRLTFD, from the coding sequence ATGAAAAAAATCGCCATTGTGGGTGCCGGACCAACAGGGATTTATACTTTCTTCTCACTTTTACAACAACAAACGCCGCTTTCTATTTCCATCTTCGAGCAGGCCGACGAAGCCGGTGTCGGTATGCCGTACAGCGATGAAGAAAATTCTAAAATTATGCTGGCAAATATTGCCAGTATTGAAATACCACCGATTTATTGTACTTATCTGGAATGGTTACAAAGGCAAGAGGCCAGTCACCTGCAACGTTACGGCGTTAAAAAAGATACCTTGCACGATCGCCAGTTTTTACCGCGTATTCTGCTGGGTGAGTATTTTCGCAATTGCTTTTTACAATTAGTTGAACAAGCCCGACAGTTGAATTTTGAGATAAACGTGTATGAATCATGTCAGGTGACCGATCTGCAGGTCACAGACTCCGGTGTCATTCTTGCCACAAATCAGGAGCTACTCACAGAGACGTTTGATTTAGCGCTGATAGCTACCGGTCACGTCTGGCCTGATGAAGAAGAAGTCACCCGAACGTATTTCCCCACCCCGTGGTCAGGATTACTGGAAGCGAAAATTGATGCCTGTAACGTCGGCATTATAGGCACATCCTTGAGCGGACTGGATGCAGCAATGGCGGTTACCATTCAGCACGGTTCGTTTATTGAAGAAGATAATCAACACGTTCGCTTTCAACGCGATAGTAACAGTGAAAATCTGCATATTACGTTGATGTCCCGTACAGGTATTTTGCCGGAAGCCGATTTCTATTGCCCTATCCCCTACAAACCATTACACATCGTCACAGAACAGGCTTTAAATAGAGAAATAGAAAAAGGTGCAGACGGTCTGTTGGATCGAGTATTCAAATTGATACAACAAGAAATTAGTTCTGCCGATCCTGACTGGAGTCAACGTATAGCGTTAGAGAGCCTCAATGTAGATACCTTTGCTCAAGCCTGGTTTGCCGAGCGTAAACAACATGATCCTTTCGGCTGGGCGGAAGAGAACTTAGCCGAAGTCGAGCAAAATAAACGGGAAAAACATACTGTCCCCTGGCGTTATGCCATTCTGCGTTTGCATGAAGCCGTACAGGAAATTGTGCCGCATCTGAATGAACACGACCATAAACGATTCAGTAAAGGACTTGCCAGAGTCTTTATCGATAATTATGCGGCAATCCCTTCAGAATCTATTCGTCGCCTGCTGGCCTTGCGCGAGGCGGGGATCATTCATATTCTCGCCCTTGGTGAGGACTACGAGATGGAAACCAACGAAACGCACACCGTTCTGAAAACAGCAGACAACAGCTACTCGTTTGATGTTTTTATTGATGCCCGGGGTCAACGTCCACTCAAAATACAAGATATTCCTTTCCCTGGGCTGCGCGAACAGTTGCAGAAAACAGGCGAGGAAATCCCTGATGTTGGTGAAGATTATTCGTTACAGCAGCCTGAAGAATTACGGGGGCGCGTGGCATTCGGCGCGTTACCCTGGCTGATGCACGACCAGCCTTTCGTTCAGGGGCTTACGGCTTGTGCAGAAATTGGCAAGGCTATGGCACAGGCCATCGCAAAGCCTGCTTCCCGTTCACGCCGGCGTCTTACGTTTGATTAA
- a CDS encoding monooxygenase, whose translation MATLLQLHFSFNGPFGNEMAEQLKPLAESINQEPGFLWKVWTESEKNHEAGGIYLFADEKSALAYLDKHTARLKNLGVDEVIAKVFDVNEPLSHINQAKLA comes from the coding sequence ATGGCGACTTTGTTACAGCTTCACTTTTCATTTAATGGTCCCTTTGGCAATGAAATGGCCGAACAGCTTAAACCGCTTGCCGAGTCGATTAATCAGGAACCCGGTTTTCTGTGGAAGGTGTGGACGGAAAGTGAAAAGAACCACGAAGCCGGTGGCATCTATCTCTTTGCTGATGAAAAAAGCGCTCTTGCCTATCTGGACAAACATACAGCTCGCCTGAAAAATCTCGGTGTCGATGAAGTTATTGCCAAAGTTTTCGATGTCAATGAGCCACTGAGTCACATCAATCAGGCAAAACTCGCCTGA
- a CDS encoding AIDA repeat-containing protein, protein MGSDEKNLMSDGNVQIVKTGEVVGATQLTDGELIIEAGGRAENTIVTGAGWLKVEAGGIARGAQYGNNGTLSVSDGAIATDIVQSDGGAISLSTLATVNGRHPEGEFSVDQGYACGLLLENGGNLRVLEGHRAEKIILDQAGGLLVNGTTSSAIVDEGGELLVYPGGEASNSMINQGGVFMLAGKASDTTLVGGAMNNLGGEDIHTLVENSAVYRLGTDGLQLYSSGKAKDLAVNTGGRAEIHAGTVENVVVKGGTMIVMSPTSADDKFVVEEDCAPVELMGNVAVQESSSLIIGYGADLQQSTVTVQQGGVLILDGSTVKGDGVTFRIGELKLDGGKVWLITAAATHVQLKAKSLRGEGTICLQTSAKEISPDSISVKGEVSGDIHVEITDASRQPVCSALKLQPDEDGIGATLRPA, encoded by the coding sequence ATGGGATCTGATGAAAAAAATTTGATGAGCGACGGGAACGTGCAAATTGTTAAGACAGGCGAGGTCGTCGGTGCGACTCAACTTACGGACGGTGAGTTGATTATTGAGGCTGGCGGAAGGGCAGAAAACACCATAGTGACTGGTGCGGGCTGGCTGAAAGTGGAAGCAGGCGGGATCGCCAGGGGGGCACAGTACGGCAACAATGGCACGTTATCAGTCAGTGACGGGGCCATTGCCACAGATATTGTTCAGTCCGACGGTGGAGCAATTAGCCTTTCAACGCTCGCCACTGTTAATGGCCGCCATCCTGAAGGTGAATTTAGCGTTGATCAGGGCTATGCCTGCGGTTTGTTGCTGGAGAACGGCGGTAACTTGCGCGTACTGGAAGGTCATCGGGCAGAAAAAATCATTCTCGATCAGGCTGGTGGTTTGTTGGTTAACGGAACAACTTCATCTGCAATAGTGGATGAAGGCGGTGAATTGTTGGTTTACCCAGGTGGAGAAGCTTCCAACAGTATGATTAACCAGGGCGGTGTCTTTATGCTGGCGGGGAAAGCCAGCGATACGACACTTGTGGGCGGTGCCATGAATAATCTTGGTGGAGAAGACATCCACACCCTGGTTGAGAATAGCGCCGTTTATCGCCTGGGGACGGACGGTCTACAGCTCTACAGTTCCGGTAAGGCTAAAGATTTGGCGGTGAATACGGGAGGACGGGCTGAAATTCATGCGGGGACGGTGGAAAATGTGGTGGTGAAAGGTGGCACGATGATTGTCATGTCTCCCACCAGCGCGGACGATAAATTTGTAGTGGAAGAGGATTGTGCGCCAGTTGAACTGATGGGTAACGTCGCCGTACAAGAAAGTAGCTCTTTGATTATTGGTTATGGTGCCGATTTACAGCAGTCAACGGTTACGGTACAGCAGGGGGGCGTGTTAATCCTCGATGGTAGCACGGTGAAAGGTGACGGTGTCACTTTTCGTATTGGAGAGTTAAAGCTTGACGGTGGAAAAGTGTGGCTGATCACGGCGGCAGCAACGCATGTACAACTGAAAGCGAAAAGCCTGCGCGGAGAAGGAACGATCTGCCTGCAAACCAGTGCGAAAGAGATTTCGCCTGACTCTATCAGTGTGAAAGGGGAAGTTAGCGGTGATATTCACGTTGAGATAACGGATGCCAGTCGGCAACCTGTCTGTAGCGCGCTTAAACTTCAGCCAGACGAAGACGGGATTGGCGCAACGCTCCGGCCTGCATGA
- the mdtK gene encoding multidrug efflux MATE transporter MdtK: protein MQKYISEARLLLALAIPVILAQIAQTAMGFVDTVMAGGYSATDMAAVAIGTSIWLPAILFGHGLLLALTPVIAQLNGSGRRERIAHQVRQGFWLAGFVSVLIMVVLWNAGYIIRSMQNIDPALADKAVGYLRALLWGAPGYLFFQVARNQCEGLAKTKPGMVMGFIGLLVNIPVNYIFIYGHFGMPELGGVGCGVATAAVYWVMFLAMVSYIKRARSMRDIRNEKGTAKPDPAAMKRLVQLGLPIALALFFEVTLFAVVALLVSPLGIVDVAGHQIALNFSSLMFVLPMSLAAAVTIRVGYRLGQGSTLDAQTAARTGLMVGVCMATLTAIFTISLREQIALLYNDNPEVVTLAAHLMLLAAVYQISDSIQVIGSGILRGYKDTRSIFYITFTAYWVLGLPSGYILALTDLVVEPMGPAGFWIGFIIGLTSAAIMMMLRMRFLQRLPSAIILQRAAR, encoded by the coding sequence GTGCAGAAGTATATCAGTGAAGCGCGTCTGTTATTAGCATTAGCAATCCCGGTGATTCTCGCGCAAATCGCCCAAACCGCAATGGGTTTTGTCGATACCGTGATGGCGGGCGGCTATAGTGCCACCGACATGGCGGCGGTGGCTATCGGTACGTCAATCTGGCTTCCGGCCATCCTCTTTGGCCACGGACTGCTACTGGCATTAACGCCGGTTATCGCGCAATTAAATGGTTCTGGTCGCCGTGAGCGCATTGCGCACCAGGTGCGACAAGGTTTCTGGCTTGCCGGTTTCGTTTCAGTGCTCATTATGGTGGTACTGTGGAATGCGGGTTATATCATCCGCTCCATGCAAAATATCGATCCGGCGCTCGCTGATAAAGCGGTAGGTTATCTGCGAGCACTGTTGTGGGGCGCACCGGGCTATCTATTCTTCCAGGTCGCACGTAACCAGTGTGAAGGTCTGGCAAAAACCAAACCTGGGATGGTGATGGGTTTTATTGGCCTGTTGGTGAACATTCCAGTGAACTATATCTTTATTTATGGTCATTTTGGGATGCCAGAACTCGGTGGCGTCGGCTGTGGTGTGGCGACTGCGGCTGTGTATTGGGTGATGTTCCTCGCTATGGTTTCTTATATTAAACGTGCCCGCTCCATGCGCGATATCCGCAACGAAAAAGGCACCGCTAAACCGGATCCAGCCGCCATGAAACGCCTGGTGCAACTTGGTCTTCCTATCGCGCTGGCGCTGTTCTTTGAAGTGACGCTGTTTGCTGTGGTGGCGCTGTTGGTATCCCCACTCGGTATTGTCGATGTGGCAGGCCACCAGATTGCACTGAACTTCAGTTCGTTGATGTTCGTTCTTCCAATGTCACTGGCTGCAGCGGTAACCATCCGCGTAGGTTATCGTCTGGGCCAGGGTTCGACGCTGGATGCACAAACAGCCGCACGGACAGGGCTTATGGTTGGCGTTTGTATGGCGACTCTGACCGCAATTTTCACGATTTCACTGCGGGAGCAAATCGCCCTGTTGTATAACGATAACCCAGAGGTTGTGACGCTGGCGGCTCACTTGATGTTACTGGCAGCGGTGTATCAGATTTCTGACTCCATACAGGTGATCGGCAGTGGGATTTTGCGTGGTTATAAAGATACGCGTTCCATTTTCTATATCACCTTTACGGCTTACTGGGTGCTGGGTTTGCCGAGCGGCTACATTCTGGCTCTGACCGATCTGGTGGTTGAACCAATGGGGCCAGCAGGCTTCTGGATCGGTTTTATTATCGGCCTGACTTCTGCTGCCATTATGATGATGCTGCGTATGCGTTTTCTGCAACGTTTACCGTCAGCCATTATTCTGCAACGAGCCGCTCGTTAA
- a CDS encoding riboflavin synthase: MFTGIVQGTAKLVSIDEKPNFRTHVVELPDYMLDGLETGASVAHNGCCLTVTEINGNHISFDLMKETLRITNLGDLQVGDWVNVERAAKFSDEIGGHLMSGHIMTTAEVAKILTSENNRQIWFKVQDSQLMKYILYKGFIGIDGISLTVGEVTSTRFCVHLIPETLERTTLGKKKLGARVNIEIDPQTQAVVDTVERVLAMREQALNQ; encoded by the coding sequence ATGTTTACGGGGATAGTGCAGGGCACTGCAAAACTGGTGTCGATTGACGAGAAACCAAATTTTCGTACTCATGTGGTTGAGTTACCTGACTACATGCTTGATGGTCTGGAGACCGGTGCGTCTGTAGCACACAACGGTTGTTGCCTGACCGTGACGGAAATCAACGGTAACCATATCAGTTTTGACCTGATGAAAGAGACGTTACGCATTACCAATCTTGGCGATTTACAGGTTGGGGATTGGGTAAATGTAGAACGTGCGGCGAAATTCAGTGATGAAATTGGTGGGCATTTAATGTCGGGTCATATTATGACCACCGCCGAAGTCGCGAAAATATTAACCTCTGAAAATAATCGCCAGATCTGGTTTAAAGTGCAGGATAGTCAGTTGATGAAATATATCCTGTATAAAGGATTTATCGGAATCGACGGTATTAGCCTGACCGTAGGCGAAGTAACGTCGACCCGTTTCTGTGTGCATTTAATTCCGGAAACGCTGGAACGTACCACCCTCGGTAAGAAAAAACTCGGCGCGCGTGTCAATATCGAAATCGATCCACAAACTCAGGCAGTGGTAGATACAGTAGAACGTGTGCTGGCAATGCGTGAGCAGGCCTTGAATCAATAA
- the cfa gene encoding cyclopropane fatty acyl phospholipid synthase, which produces MSSSCIEEVSVPDDNWYRIANELLSRAGIAINGPAPADIRVKNPDFFKRVLQEGSLGLGESYMDGWWECDRLDMFFSKVLRAGLENQLPHHFKDTLRIAGARLFNLQSKKRAWIVGKEHYDLGNDLFSRMLDPFMQYSCAYWKDADNLESAQQAKLKMICEKLQLKPGMRVLDIGCGWGGLAHYMASNYDVSVVGVTISAEQQKMAQERCAGLDVTILLQDYRDLNDQFDRIVSVGMFEHVGPKNYDTYFEVVDRNLKPEGIFLLHTIGSKKTDLNVDPWINKYIFPNGCLPSVRQIARSSEPHFVMEDWHNFGADYDTTLMAWYERFLAAWPEIADNYSERFKRMFTYYLNACAGAFRARDIQLWQVVFSRGIESGLRVAR; this is translated from the coding sequence ATGAGTTCATCGTGTATAGAAGAAGTCAGTGTACCGGATGACAACTGGTATCGTATCGCCAACGAATTACTTAGCCGTGCTGGCATTGCTATTAATGGCCCTGCTCCGGCAGATATTCGTGTTAAAAACCCCGATTTTTTTAAACGCGTCCTGCAAGAAGGATCGTTAGGGTTAGGCGAAAGTTATATGGATGGTTGGTGGGAATGTGACCGACTGGATATGTTTTTTAGCAAGGTCTTGCGCGCAGGTCTCGAAAACCAACTCCCCCATCATTTCAAAGACACACTGCGCATTGCTGGTGCACGCCTTTTCAATCTACAAAGTAAAAAACGTGCCTGGATAGTTGGCAAAGAGCATTACGATCTCGGTAATGACTTGTTTAGCCGCATGCTTGATCCCTTCATGCAATACTCCTGCGCTTACTGGAAAGATGCCGATAATCTGGAATCAGCCCAGCAAGCGAAGCTCAAAATGATCTGTGAAAAATTGCAGTTAAAACCGGGTATGCGCGTACTGGATATTGGCTGTGGTTGGGGCGGTCTGGCACATTACATGGCGTCTAATTATGACGTAAGTGTGGTGGGTGTCACGATTTCTGCCGAACAGCAAAAAATGGCTCAGGAGCGCTGCGCAGGTCTGGATGTCACCATCTTGCTGCAAGATTACCGGGACCTGAACGACCAGTTTGACCGTATTGTTTCGGTTGGAATGTTCGAACATGTCGGGCCGAAAAATTACGATACCTATTTCGAAGTGGTGGATCGTAATCTGAAACCGGAAGGTATTTTCCTGTTGCATACTATCGGCTCGAAAAAAACCGACCTGAATGTTGACCCGTGGATAAATAAATATATTTTTCCGAACGGTTGTCTGCCCTCTGTTCGGCAAATTGCTCGCTCCAGCGAACCACATTTCGTGATGGAAGACTGGCATAACTTTGGTGCCGATTACGACACCACGTTAATGGCCTGGTATGAGCGATTCCTCGCCGCATGGCCAGAAATTGCTGATAACTACAGTGAGCGCTTTAAACGGATGTTTACCTATTATCTGAATGCTTGCGCTGGTGCTTTCCGCGCCCGCGATATTCAGCTCTGGCAAGTGGTGTTCTCACGTGGGATCGAAAGCGGTCTTCGGGTTGCACGCTAA
- the punC gene encoding purine nucleoside transporter PunC, whose amino-acid sequence MQPGKRFLVWLAGLSVLGFLATDMYLPAFAAIQADLQTPASAVSASLSLFLAGFAAAQLLWGPLSDRYGRKPVLLIGLTIFALGSLGMLWVENAVTLLVLRFVQAVGVCAAAVIWQALVTDYYPSQKVNRIFATIMPLVGLSPALAPLLGSWLLVHFSWQAIFATLFAITVVLILPIFWLKPTTKTRNDSQDGLTFTDLLRSKIYRGNVLIYAACSASFFAWLTGSPFILSEMGYSPAVIGLSYVPQTIAFLIGGYGCRAALQKWQGKQLLPWLLMLFAISVVATWAAGFISHVSLVEILVPFCVMAIANGAIYPIVVAQALRPFPHATGRAAALQNTLQLGLCFLASLVVSWLISVSTPLFTTTSVMLSTVVLAALGYMMQRCKERDCQNQSNAEVAHSESH is encoded by the coding sequence ATGCAACCTGGGAAAAGATTTTTAGTCTGGCTGGCGGGTTTGAGCGTACTCGGTTTTCTGGCAACCGATATGTATCTGCCTGCTTTCGCCGCCATTCAGGCCGATCTGCAAACGCCTGCGTCTGCTGTCAGTGCCAGCCTTAGTCTGTTCCTTGCCGGTTTTGCCGCAGCCCAGCTCTTGTGGGGGCCGCTCTCCGACCGATATGGTCGTAAACCGGTGTTATTGATCGGCCTGACAATTTTTGCTCTGGGTAGTCTGGGGATGTTATGGGTGGAAAACGCCGTCACTCTGCTGGTATTGCGGTTCGTGCAAGCTGTGGGGGTCTGCGCCGCGGCAGTTATCTGGCAGGCGTTGGTGACGGACTACTACCCTTCACAAAAAGTGAATCGTATTTTCGCCACTATCATGCCGTTAGTGGGGCTGTCTCCGGCGCTTGCTCCTCTTTTAGGTAGCTGGCTGCTGGTCCATTTTTCCTGGCAGGCGATTTTCGCCACCCTGTTTGCCATTACCGTAGTACTGATTCTGCCCATTTTCTGGCTTAAACCCACGACTAAAACACGTAATGATAGCCAGGATGGTCTGACCTTTACCGATCTGCTGCGTTCAAAAATCTATCGCGGAAACGTACTGATTTATGCTGCCTGTTCAGCCAGTTTCTTTGCCTGGCTGACCGGTTCTCCGTTCATCCTTAGCGAAATGGGTTACAGCCCGGCCGTCATTGGTTTAAGTTATGTCCCGCAAACTATTGCGTTTCTGATTGGTGGTTATGGCTGTCGCGCCGCGTTGCAGAAATGGCAAGGTAAGCAGTTGTTGCCGTGGCTACTGATGCTGTTTGCTATCAGCGTCGTGGCAACCTGGGCGGCAGGATTCATTAGCCATGTTTCACTGGTCGAAATTCTGGTCCCATTCTGTGTGATGGCGATTGCCAACGGCGCAATCTACCCGATTGTTGTCGCACAGGCGTTGCGGCCCTTCCCACATGCAACCGGACGCGCCGCAGCCTTGCAGAACACTCTGCAACTGGGACTGTGCTTCCTCGCAAGCCTGGTGGTTTCCTGGCTTATCAGCGTTAGCACACCTCTGTTCACCACCACTAGCGTGATGTTATCAACTGTGGTGCTGGCCGCTCTGGGTTACATGATGCAACGTTGTAAAGAACGAGACTGCCAGAATCAAAGCAATGCCGAAGTCGCTCATAGTGAATCGCATTGA
- the punR gene encoding DNA-binding transcriptional activator PunR has protein sequence MWSEYSLEVVDAVARNGSFSAAAQELHRVPSAVSYTVRQLEEWLAVPLFERRHRDVELTAAGAWFLKEGRSVVKKMQITRQQCQQIANGWRGQLAIAVDNIVRPERTRQMIVDFYRHFDDVELLVFQEVFNGVWDALSDGRVELAIGATRAIPVGGRYAFRDMGMLSWSCVVARHHPLASMNGPFSDDTLRNWPSLVREDTSRTLPKRITWLLDNQKRLVVPDWESSATCISAGLCIGMVPTHFAKPWLNEGKWVALELENPFPDSACCLTWQQNDMSPALTWLLEYLGDSETLNKEWLREPEETPATDD, from the coding sequence ATGTGGTCTGAGTATTCTCTCGAAGTGGTTGATGCGGTGGCGCGTAATGGTAGTTTTAGCGCCGCGGCCCAGGAGTTGCATCGCGTTCCTTCTGCGGTCAGCTATACCGTTCGTCAGTTGGAAGAGTGGCTGGCAGTGCCGCTTTTTGAAAGGCGTCATCGTGACGTGGAACTGACCGCTGCCGGGGCGTGGTTTCTCAAAGAAGGGCGTTCTGTTGTCAAAAAAATGCAGATCACTCGCCAGCAATGTCAGCAGATAGCGAACGGTTGGCGCGGTCAGTTAGCCATCGCGGTAGATAATATTGTCAGGCCAGAACGCACGCGGCAGATGATTGTTGATTTCTATCGCCATTTTGATGACGTCGAACTTCTGGTTTTTCAGGAGGTGTTTAACGGTGTCTGGGATGCGCTTTCCGACGGACGTGTGGAACTGGCGATTGGTGCGACACGGGCGATTCCGGTAGGTGGGCGTTACGCCTTCCGTGATATGGGAATGTTGAGCTGGAGTTGTGTTGTTGCCCGCCACCATCCGCTTGCGTCGATGAATGGGCCGTTCAGCGATGATACGTTGCGCAACTGGCCGTCACTGGTGCGCGAAGACACGTCACGGACGCTGCCCAAACGTATTACCTGGCTGCTCGATAACCAAAAGCGCCTGGTTGTCCCGGACTGGGAATCATCGGCAACCTGTATCTCGGCCGGGTTATGCATTGGCATGGTGCCGACCCATTTCGCTAAACCGTGGCTGAACGAGGGGAAGTGGGTAGCATTAGAACTGGAAAATCCATTCCCTGATTCGGCATGTTGTCTGACCTGGCAGCAGAATGATATGTCGCCTGCGTTAACCTGGCTGCTGGAGTATCTCGGTGATAGCGAGACGCTGAATAAGGAATGGCTGCGGGAGCCGGAAGAGACTCCCGCAACGGATGATTAA
- the purR gene encoding HTH-type transcriptional repressor PurR — protein sequence MATIKDVAKRANVSTTTVSHVINKTRFVAEETRNAVWAAIKELHYSPSAVARSLKVNHTKSIGLLATSSEAAYFAEIIEAVEKNCFQKGYTLILGNAWNNLEKQRAYLSMMAQKRVDGLLVMCSEYPEPLLAMLEEYRHIPMVVMDWGEAKADFTDAVIDNAFEGGYMAGRYLIERGHREIGVIPGPLERNTGAGRLAGFMKAMEEAMIKVPENWIVQGDFEPESGYRAMQQILSQPHRPTAVFCGGDIMAMGALCAADEMGLRVPQDISLIGYDNVRNARYFTPALTTIHQPKDSLGETAFNMLLDRIVNKREEPQSIEVHPRLIERRSVADGPFRDYRR from the coding sequence ATGGCAACAATAAAAGATGTAGCGAAACGAGCAAACGTTTCCACTACAACTGTGTCACACGTTATAAACAAAACGCGTTTTGTCGCGGAAGAGACTCGTAACGCTGTGTGGGCAGCGATTAAAGAATTACACTACTCTCCTAGCGCGGTGGCGCGTAGCCTGAAGGTTAACCACACCAAGTCTATCGGTTTGCTGGCGACCAGCAGCGAAGCGGCCTATTTTGCCGAGATCATTGAAGCGGTAGAAAAAAATTGCTTCCAGAAAGGCTACACACTGATTCTGGGCAATGCGTGGAACAATCTTGAGAAACAGCGGGCCTATCTGTCGATGATGGCGCAAAAACGCGTCGATGGCCTGCTGGTCATGTGTTCTGAGTATCCGGAACCATTGCTGGCGATGCTGGAAGAGTATCGCCATATCCCGATGGTGGTGATGGACTGGGGCGAAGCAAAAGCGGACTTTACCGATGCAGTTATCGATAACGCTTTTGAAGGCGGCTACATGGCCGGGCGCTATCTGATTGAACGCGGTCATCGCGAAATTGGCGTTATTCCTGGTCCGCTGGAGCGCAACACCGGCGCTGGCCGTCTGGCGGGTTTTATGAAAGCGATGGAAGAAGCCATGATCAAGGTGCCGGAAAACTGGATTGTGCAGGGTGACTTTGAGCCTGAATCGGGTTATCGCGCCATGCAGCAAATCCTGTCGCAACCGCACCGCCCTACTGCTGTCTTCTGTGGCGGCGATATCATGGCTATGGGCGCACTTTGCGCCGCTGATGAAATGGGTCTGCGCGTACCGCAAGATATTTCGCTGATCGGTTATGATAACGTGCGCAACGCCCGTTATTTTACTCCGGCGCTGACGACTATCCATCAGCCAAAAGATTCGCTGGGCGAAACGGCGTTCAACATGCTGTTGGATCGTATCGTCAACAAACGCGAAGAACCGCAGTCAATTGAAGTTCATCCGCGGCTTATTGAACGCCGCTCCGTGGCTGACGGTCCGTTCCGCGACTATCGTCGTTAA
- the cydH gene encoding cytochrome bd-I accessory subunit CydH, producing the protein MSIDLKFSLVTTIIVLGLIVAVGLTAALH; encoded by the coding sequence ATGAGCATCGACCTTAAATTTTCATTGGTAACAACCATTATCGTTCTTGGTTTGATCGTGGCAGTGGGTTTGACTGCCGCGCTGCACTGA